A window of Gorilla gorilla gorilla isolate KB3781 chromosome 5, NHGRI_mGorGor1-v2.1_pri, whole genome shotgun sequence genomic DNA:
AAGGACAGTAGGCCATGTAGCCAGAGGCCCAGCGGTCCACGCAGGCCCAGTGTGTCCAAGGCTGCCCGCAGTGGTCGTGAGCACAGGGCCAGCAGGGCAGAGGCCAGCAGCTCCAGAAGATGCAGGGTCAGGTTGGTGGAGATCTGCAGACACTCTTCTGGGCCCCCCAAGTACCGGGAGGGAGCTCCTGGTTCCCCCTGCAGCCAGCCCAACAGCTTCTCACGCCTACCAGGTTTCTCCAATGGGGCTCCTGGCCCAGGGACGCTCAGTCCCCCTTCAGGGGACACCCCTGGTCTCCTGATGCCACCTGAATCCACATGATCCCATCCGAGTTTGGGACTGGCCCCTCCAGCCTCCAGTCTCCCAGACTCTTGAGTGCTAGAGATAGGCTGGTCCCACTTGAGGGAATCCATTCTTTTGCTCCCTAGCTGCTCAACTTGGGGCTCCTCCTTGCTTGGTTCGGAAGCAGCCCTAGAAACCCTCAATGCCCCCGAGTCCTTAGTCTTGGGATGCCCCACATCTTCCATGGTTTCTGGGGCACTATCCCAGTCACTTCCTGAATTCTCCGAGGAGCTGTCCACCCGTCTGGGTTCTGGGTAAGGCGGGTCAGGCCTCATTGGTTTCCGGCGGTCCCAAGGGCGAGGTAGCCAGCCACCAAGCCGTCGCAGGAACATGGCTGGGGTGTGTAATGGGCCCCCAAATTCTGAGGCTGCTTCCTGGCACTACTCAGACTCTCAGGATCTCCTCAGAAGCCAGAGTCTTTCTGGCTCAGAACAGGTATTTGCCTGGTGATGCAGTCCTACTCTGAATTCAGAAGTGGCTCCTCCCTTCTCTGAATAGTCATGCAGCCTCAACTGTGGCAAGTAGTTTGCTTCCTCTTCAGTTCTGGGGTAAAGGGGGGCATACCCAAATTCATTCACCATCCACACCCCCACAATCTGAGATTCCAAGAATCTCAGATCTGACAAGGCCTGGGTCACCACCAGAGAGTCCTCTCTGCGTTTCCGGATTTCCTTCCCAGCAGGCAGCACCCCAAGTTTCACTCACCAAGGCCACACCCCAAGGTGTCCCAGAAACTGGGGAGGCAGTGCTCCATCCAATAAAGCGGGCAGGAAGGTGGCCCCAGGTCCTAGGTGCTCCTGGATCGTGTAGTCTTTAACTGCTGCCCCAAGGGACCTCAAGGAATAGGAATTCTCTTTGTTAGGAGGTGGAATGAAAGTgtccagcaaactccagccaGCAGCGTTCGTCCCTTGATTTAGAGGGCTATGATTTCTACAAAGTGGCCCGACTGGCCCGCGAACACGCAGCAGAGACGCGGCCTCCACAAGGTCAGAACTAAGATGTCCTCAGAGATCCCCAGTTACGAAGCAAAGCGCGGGCCTACTTCGGGACCCACGCGTCCGGGCGCTGTGCGCGGGGACCGCTCCCGGGCCCAGCGTCGGGGCCGCGGCCTCGGGGAGCCGCCGGGAGCCGCGAAGCCCGGAAGCAGCTGCACCAGGACTGGAAGGACCCGCGGGGGCGGTGCCGCAGCTCATGGGGCGGACCCTGCGAATAGACCGCCCCCGTATACCCCGCGCTGTCTGTGCGCGCCGGACCGCCAAACCGAGATCAGCAAGGACCAGGACTTTAATATAAACCCAGCTCCCCATTTTCCCGGGTTTCTCATGCTTCCCTAAACTCGGTCGCCCCCTACAGCCCCCTGCCCCTGGGTTCTTCTCCACATCCCCCACCACTCCTCCATTTCGCATCCAAGACTTCATGAAAGGCtttcccagaaaagaaaaaatgagtctTGCGACTTGAAcagccctcccctgcccctctctgCAAATTTGAATTCCTGGATTTCACAACAGTGAGCTCTTCTTGTGCCTACCACCCGGCATGAGCAAGACAAGAGGGTGGGTGGTGGGAGAGTGGGGAAGTGTGGGAAAGAAAAGTGTAGACAAATGGGTGGAACAAAGAAGTTTGACTTAAAGTTTAGATTTGGAGGCTAGAGTTCTGGTCCCAGTTCAACTAAGTGTACAAGCTTGATAATCGTGGGCCTTCCTATCACACTGGCCTCTTCCAGCAAAACCCTACCCATTCTCATCTCTAGAGGCCTTGACTTCCCTTATCATCCTGCATTATAATATTTGATAAcatgggccaggagtggtggctcatgcctgcaaccccagcactttgggaagccgaggccagcggatcacctgaggtcgggagttcaagaccagcttggccaacatggagaaaccctgtctctactaaaaatacaaaattagctgggcgtggtggagcatgcctgtaatcccagctactggggaggctgaggcaggagaatcccttgaactcggggggcagaggttgtggtgagccgagatcatgccattgcactccagcctgggcaatgagagcgaaactgcatctcaaaaaaaaagaaaaaaattgataacatGGCACTTTCCCTCTCCAGCTGTGAACTCTTTGAGGGTGGGGAATGTCTTTACCTATATTCTTGGCACATGGTATATGGACTTATGTTTGTGAAATCAGTGAATTGGCTGTAGTCAGGGAACTCCTCCTGGGGGAAGTGAGACTTGCACGAAGCTGGGCAATTCTTGGTCCAGGGGGGTTGAAAGAATAGGTGGGGGACTCCCAGGAGGGGCTGGGACCTGAAAGTGAACCCAGATTGGCAGGGAGGTGACCTTATCATGCCACCTGGAGAGGCTGCCCCTTCTGACTCAGGTGGGACTTGCATGTGGCTCCCAGGCTTCTGTTTGGCTTCCTCAAAATAGCTTCCAGAAAAGTGAATAAACCACAAATGGTTGATTTATTTCTCACTCTCAGCCCGTCTCTCACGAAGACAGAGCCTATTGACCAAAAACTTGAGGATCTGCATCTGGGCAGATCCCAGGAAGGCGAAGTCAAAGGGCCCAGGTCAGAGGCCCAAGTTCAGACTTCAGCAGCAGACTAGGGTCAGACTTTACCAAAGTCAGAACTCGAGGTTCATGTAAGTCCTTAGATCCCGCTCCCAAGCCctgtctttctcctccctccttctttcctccctccggCTCAGTGTGGCCACCCGAGGGGGTCTCTCCCTCCCAGCCACAGCTCGGGTATCCCAAGCTGGGAAATGTGTCACTCGGGGCTGGGGTGCTGATCTGTAGCCTAGTCCTTCCTGGTCCCTCTTGAGGACAGTGGGGATGGGATTGGCACGGCCCTCACCCCGGGGTCCCAGCCCCATTCCTGGCTCCCAGCCCCCCCTCAGCAGCAGTTTGAAGCCCGGGCTGGAGATAGGCACCCCAAGTGGaaggttgggaggctgaggacccTGCGACAGTGACAGCAGGTGAGCAGTGGATGTGCGGTGGTTGGAATCTTGGAAGTGGGTGTCACAGTTCTCGCAGTACTGGAGGGAGGGAGTAGGAGACctgcagagaaagaagaaaaagcattaagggcaggggaaggaaaaggggaagagtTGAGGCCTCAGAGGGGGCTGGCAGGGTAGGATAGGatcttttcagct
This region includes:
- the C5H6orf47 gene encoding uncharacterized protein C6orf47 homolog; this encodes MFLRRLGGWLPRPWDRRKPMRPDPPYPEPRRVDSSSENSGSDWDSAPETMEDVGHPKTKDSGALRVSRAASEPSKEEPQVEQLGSKRMDSLKWDQPISSTQESGRLEAGGASPKLGWDHVDSGGIRRPGVSPEGGLSVPGPGAPLEKPGRREKLLGWLQGEPGAPSRYLGGPEECLQISTNLTLHLLELLASALLALCSRPLRAALDTLGLRGPLGLWLHGLLSFLAALHGLHAVLSLLTAHPLHFACLFGLLQALVLAVSLREPNGDEAATDWESEGLEREGEEQRGDPGKGL